The following coding sequences are from one Lycium ferocissimum isolate CSIRO_LF1 chromosome 3, AGI_CSIRO_Lferr_CH_V1, whole genome shotgun sequence window:
- the LOC132050080 gene encoding peroxidase 43-like, with translation MTLIFIILFFSHLIGISQGQLKVGFYIKKCPNVESIVSRVVNEAAASIQNTAPVLLRLHFHDCFVQGCDGSILIDNGDSAERHAFGHQGVGGFDVIEKAKAELEAVCPGVVSCADIVALAARDAILLANGPFYNVETGRRDGVVSNVSLARNMPEVDDSIQQLKDKFREKGLSEKDLVVLSAAHTIGTTACFFMTNRLYKFSPNGGSDPSINPNFLPELKATCPENGANTVRLSMDRGSGETFDSQILQNIRSGSAVLRSDATLYNDETTRRVVDSYFGILSPLLGPSFEADFANAMVKMGRIGVLTGSQGTIRRVCAAFN, from the exons ATGACACTTATTTTTATCATTCTATTTTTCAGTCACCTAATAGGAATTTCACAAGGGCAGCTCAAAGTTGGTTTCTATATCAAGAAATGCCCTAATGTTGAATCCATTGTTAGTCGTGTTGTCAATGAAGCTGCTGCCTCCATCCAAAATACAGCTCCTGTCTTGCTTAGACTTCATTTCCATGACTGCTTTGTTCAG GGGTGTGATGGATCAATTCTTATAGACAACGGAGATAGTGCTGAAAGGCATGCATTTGGTCATCAGGGTGTTGGAGGATTTGACGTAATAGAGAAAGCAAAAGCAGAGCTTGAAGCTGTTTGTCCTGGAGTTGTTTCTTGTGCAGACATAGTTGCTCTCGCTGCTAGGGATGCTATACTCTTG GCAAATGGCCCTTTCTATAACGTGGAAACAGGAAGAAGAGATGGTGTTGTTTCAAATGTATCTTTAGCTCGTAACATGCCGGAGGTTGATGATTCCATTCAGCAACTCAAAGATAAGTTCAGGGAGAAAGGCCTCTCTGAAAAAGACCTTGTGGTCCTCAGTG CTGCACATACAATTGGTACCACTGCATGTTTCTTCATGACCAATAGACTCTACAAATTCTCCCCCAACGGAGGTTCCGATCCATCGATAAACCCTAATTTTCTTCCCGAGTTGAAGGCCACTTGCCCGGAAAACGGAGCCAATACCGTCAGGTTATCGATGGATAGAGGCAGCGGCGAAACATTCGACAGTcaaattttgcaaaatattaGGAGTGGCTCTGCTGTGTTACGATCTGATGCAACTTTATATAACGATGAGACAACAAGGAGAGTTGTAGATTCTTACTTTGGGATACTTAGCCCATTATTGGGGCCATCATTTGAGGCTGATTTTGCCAATGCAATGGTGAAAATGGGCAGAATTGGTGTACTTACTGGCTCTCAAGGAACTATTAGACGTGTTTGTGCagcttttaattaa